A region from the Spirochaeta thermophila DSM 6192 genome encodes:
- the mnmE gene encoding tRNA uridine-5-carboxymethylaminomethyl(34) synthesis GTPase MnmE, with the protein MYRLDDRIVALATPWGRSAIAVIRTSGVGCLEALDPLFRGRKRPSSMRGYSLAHGALVDPGTGEMLDEVLLAVFRAPHSYTGEDAAEISCHGSPAGVERIMRTLLAHGFRAAEPGEFTLRAFLNGKVDLTEAEAVHEVVSARTANAHTLALHRLEGRLHARIDAIKEKIASVVAEVEVQLDYPEEDVEHPVSAHLIQEALHEVDGLLATYRVGRLYREGVRVVLAGRTNAGKSSLFNLFMREDRAIVSEVHGTTRDYLEGWISLKGVPVLLYDTAGIRDGGDPVETEGIRRTREILSHADAVIYLVDGTEGFSEGEEALIAELGAERPLIPVWNKVDASAVLPPPEGFIPLSCRTGEGFARLEETLHRVFPEAEGGGAEVVIDSERQRDALVRCRDSLEGGLDALSRGAPLDALAVYLHDAMEALGEITGEVTREDILERIFSCFCVGK; encoded by the coding sequence ATGTATCGACTCGATGATCGTATCGTGGCACTCGCCACGCCGTGGGGTAGGAGCGCCATCGCGGTGATCAGGACCTCCGGTGTCGGATGCCTCGAGGCGCTCGATCCGCTCTTCAGGGGGAGGAAGAGGCCTTCTTCCATGAGAGGCTACTCCCTCGCCCATGGTGCCCTTGTGGATCCCGGGACCGGGGAGATGCTGGACGAGGTGCTCCTCGCGGTGTTCAGGGCGCCTCACAGCTATACGGGGGAGGATGCGGCGGAGATATCCTGTCACGGCAGCCCCGCCGGAGTGGAGCGGATCATGCGGACCTTGCTCGCCCATGGGTTTCGGGCCGCCGAGCCTGGGGAGTTCACCTTGAGGGCCTTCCTCAACGGGAAGGTGGATCTCACCGAGGCGGAGGCGGTGCACGAGGTCGTTTCGGCTCGTACGGCGAACGCGCACACCCTCGCCCTTCACCGGCTGGAGGGGAGGCTCCACGCACGCATCGATGCGATAAAGGAGAAGATCGCTTCCGTAGTGGCCGAGGTGGAGGTGCAACTCGACTACCCGGAAGAGGACGTCGAGCACCCGGTGAGCGCCCACCTCATCCAGGAGGCATTGCACGAGGTGGACGGGTTGCTCGCCACGTATCGGGTGGGAAGGCTCTACCGGGAGGGGGTCCGTGTGGTGCTCGCCGGAAGGACCAACGCGGGAAAGTCCTCGCTCTTCAACCTCTTTATGAGGGAGGACCGGGCCATCGTCTCGGAGGTGCACGGCACCACGCGTGACTACCTCGAAGGATGGATCTCGCTCAAGGGCGTGCCGGTGCTCCTCTACGACACAGCAGGGATCCGCGACGGGGGGGATCCTGTGGAAACGGAGGGGATCCGGCGGACGAGGGAGATCCTCTCCCATGCGGACGCGGTGATCTATCTGGTGGACGGCACCGAGGGCTTCTCCGAGGGGGAGGAAGCGCTCATCGCGGAGTTGGGTGCAGAGCGGCCCTTGATCCCGGTGTGGAACAAGGTGGATGCCTCGGCCGTGCTCCCCCCGCCGGAGGGGTTCATCCCGCTGAGCTGTCGTACGGGTGAGGGCTTTGCCCGGCTCGAGGAGACCCTCCATCGTGTCTTCCCCGAAGCGGAGGGGGGAGGAGCCGAGGTGGTGATCGATTCCGAGCGGCAGAGGGATGCCCTCGTGCGCTGCAGGGACTCCCTCGAGGGGGGGCTCGATGCCCTCTCCCGGGGAGCGCCGCTCGACGCCCTTGCCGTGTACCTCCACGACGCCATGGAGGCCCTCGGAGAGATCACGGGCGAGGTGACCCGCGAGGACATCCTGGAACGGATCTTCTCGTGTTTCTGTGTGGGAAAGTGA
- a CDS encoding type I 3-dehydroquinate dehydratase translates to MRGGVCLSLTGRTRKEAETQLARWREEVDLLEVRADCMDEGEWEGLGEWASGLGLPAILTLRSDRDGGFFEGTEDVHDEALGELIRQGGWAYVDVEAWAADWLVDEARRRGMYVIRSRHVMDGVPEDLEDWMVETVGQGLVPKAACMLGGTEDLLRLVRLHRRLTARGLPPGSYILLGMGPYGVPTRILSLAWGSLLTFTSDPGRTAAPGHLDPGVMADLYRVRELSESTVLFGVIGNPVLHSRSPHLHNPVYRREGMDAVYLPIQVDELASFMDLADELPLQGLSVTIPHKEGVIPFLTVCDPVVQAVGSCNTMVRRDGGWFGTSTDVEGFLRPLREEIARGGDPVMKAAVVLGAGGAARAVVYGLVQEGFRVLVLNRTEERARVLAGEFGVDWGALSPESAERMREFRGLIVQTTSVGMEGKEPASPVPWYRFEGDEICYDIVYTPRITPFLEAARRAGCRIITGDRMLEAQAEEQMRLFAARYRELRG, encoded by the coding sequence ATGAGGGGCGGCGTCTGTCTTTCTCTCACCGGGAGAACGAGGAAAGAGGCGGAGACGCAGCTCGCCCGCTGGCGGGAGGAAGTGGATCTCCTGGAAGTGCGGGCGGATTGCATGGACGAGGGCGAGTGGGAGGGGCTGGGGGAGTGGGCGTCCGGTCTCGGGCTCCCCGCCATCCTCACGCTCAGGTCCGACAGGGACGGTGGGTTCTTCGAGGGCACGGAGGACGTGCACGACGAGGCCCTGGGGGAGCTCATCCGTCAAGGGGGATGGGCGTACGTGGACGTGGAGGCGTGGGCGGCCGACTGGCTGGTGGACGAGGCCCGACGGCGTGGGATGTACGTGATACGATCGCGGCACGTGATGGATGGGGTGCCGGAGGACCTCGAGGACTGGATGGTCGAGACGGTAGGTCAGGGGCTCGTCCCCAAGGCGGCCTGCATGCTCGGGGGCACGGAGGACCTGCTCCGCCTCGTGCGGCTCCACCGGCGCCTCACTGCGAGGGGGCTTCCCCCCGGTTCCTACATCCTCCTCGGCATGGGTCCCTACGGTGTGCCCACACGGATCCTCTCCCTCGCATGGGGGAGTCTCCTCACCTTCACCTCTGATCCGGGGAGGACCGCGGCGCCGGGGCACCTCGACCCCGGCGTCATGGCGGATCTCTACCGGGTGCGGGAACTCTCCGAATCCACGGTGCTCTTCGGCGTGATCGGGAACCCTGTGCTCCATTCCCGTTCTCCTCACCTCCACAACCCCGTGTACAGGAGAGAGGGGATGGATGCGGTGTACCTCCCCATCCAGGTGGACGAGCTCGCGTCGTTCATGGACCTCGCCGACGAGCTTCCCCTCCAGGGCCTTTCGGTGACCATCCCTCACAAGGAGGGGGTGATTCCCTTCTTGACCGTCTGCGACCCCGTGGTCCAGGCGGTGGGTTCGTGCAACACCATGGTGAGGAGGGACGGCGGGTGGTTCGGGACGAGCACGGACGTGGAGGGCTTCCTCAGGCCGCTCCGCGAGGAGATCGCTCGGGGTGGGGATCCCGTGATGAAGGCGGCGGTGGTGCTGGGGGCGGGGGGCGCCGCCCGTGCGGTGGTGTACGGACTCGTCCAGGAAGGGTTCAGGGTCCTCGTCCTCAATCGCACGGAGGAGCGGGCGCGGGTCCTCGCCGGGGAGTTCGGGGTGGACTGGGGGGCCCTTTCCCCGGAGAGTGCGGAGCGCATGAGGGAGTTCAGGGGGCTCATCGTCCAGACCACGAGTGTGGGTATGGAGGGAAAGGAACCGGCCAGCCCTGTCCCGTGGTATCGTTTCGAGGGCGACGAGATCTGCTACGACATCGTCTACACCCCTCGCATCACCCCCTTTCTCGAAGCTGCCCGGCGGGCGGGATGCCGGATCATCACGGGCGACAGGATGCTCGAGGCACAGGCCGAGGAACAGATGAGGCTCTTCGCCGCCCGATACAGGGAGTTGCGGGGGTAG
- the mnmG gene encoding tRNA uridine-5-carboxymethylaminomethyl(34) synthesis enzyme MnmG, with translation MDADVIVIGGGHAGIEAALAASRLGCSTVLITQLLDTIGKMSCNPAVGGLAKGNIVREVDALGGEMGRLIDRTMIQFRMLNRSRGPAVQCPRAQADKQAYAQRAKWSLEQQKGLFLFQDTVVDFVLDEAGREIRGVVTERGRRFHARKVVLTTGTFMEAKIFIGEYETPGGRLGEPAACGLGGVLRRLGFTVGRLKTGTPARVLRSSLDFSKMQEQPGDEEIIPFSFSHDTLEVRQVPCYITFTTPETHRIIRENLHRSPLYGGRIVGRGPRYCPSLEDKVVRFPDRDRHQVFVEPEGLSTEEMYLNGISSSLPEEVQEAFIHTIPGLEHAVIMRPGYAVEYDYVEPTQLYPTLETKRIRGLYIAGQTNGTSGYEEAGGQGLVAGINAALACRGEPPLVLGRDEAYIGVLIDDLVTKGTKEPYRMFTSRAEYRLALRHDTADIRLLEKAYRIGLQSREMFERLQEKIHVLDAIKELLRQRRLAQEEAEQRRLPQLAPHVGKPLYQVLKDPRVTLDDLAFLVPELSKYPRPWVRTAEIDVKYEGYLLREQQMVEKFRKMEDMRIPDHFDYSEVEGLSSEAREKLSTIRPLSLGQASRISGIRSSDIAVLMVYLSRSRKAR, from the coding sequence ATGGACGCTGATGTCATCGTCATAGGGGGCGGCCATGCGGGGATAGAGGCCGCCCTGGCGGCGAGCAGGTTGGGGTGCAGCACCGTGCTCATCACGCAGCTCCTGGACACCATCGGGAAGATGTCCTGCAATCCGGCCGTCGGGGGACTCGCCAAGGGGAACATCGTGCGCGAGGTGGATGCCCTGGGCGGCGAGATGGGGAGGCTCATCGACCGGACCATGATCCAGTTCCGTATGCTCAACAGGAGCAGGGGACCGGCGGTCCAGTGCCCCCGGGCGCAGGCGGACAAACAGGCCTATGCGCAGCGTGCCAAGTGGAGCCTCGAGCAGCAGAAGGGGCTCTTCCTCTTCCAGGACACGGTGGTGGACTTCGTGCTCGACGAGGCGGGAAGGGAGATCCGCGGGGTGGTGACCGAACGCGGGAGACGATTCCATGCGAGGAAGGTGGTCCTCACCACAGGGACCTTCATGGAGGCGAAGATCTTCATCGGTGAGTACGAGACGCCGGGGGGAAGGCTCGGCGAGCCGGCCGCGTGTGGACTGGGGGGCGTGCTCCGCCGTCTCGGGTTCACCGTGGGGAGGCTCAAGACGGGAACCCCTGCCCGGGTCCTTCGAAGCTCCCTCGACTTCTCCAAGATGCAGGAACAGCCCGGTGACGAGGAGATCATCCCCTTCTCCTTCTCCCATGACACCCTCGAGGTCCGTCAGGTCCCCTGCTACATCACCTTTACCACGCCCGAGACCCACAGGATCATCAGGGAGAATCTCCATAGGTCGCCCCTCTACGGCGGGAGGATCGTGGGGAGGGGGCCGAGGTACTGCCCTTCCCTCGAGGACAAGGTGGTGCGCTTCCCCGACCGGGACAGGCATCAGGTGTTCGTGGAGCCCGAGGGACTCTCGACCGAGGAGATGTACCTGAATGGCATTTCGTCCTCGCTCCCCGAGGAAGTGCAGGAGGCCTTCATCCACACCATCCCCGGACTGGAGCATGCGGTCATCATGCGCCCCGGGTATGCCGTGGAGTACGACTACGTGGAGCCCACCCAGCTCTATCCCACGTTGGAGACCAAGCGCATCCGGGGACTCTACATCGCAGGTCAGACCAACGGCACCTCGGGGTACGAGGAGGCGGGAGGCCAGGGGCTCGTCGCGGGGATCAACGCTGCACTCGCGTGCAGGGGAGAGCCCCCCCTCGTCCTGGGAAGGGACGAGGCCTACATAGGAGTCCTCATCGACGATCTGGTCACCAAGGGGACGAAGGAGCCCTATCGGATGTTCACCTCGCGCGCCGAGTACCGTCTCGCCCTGCGTCACGACACGGCCGACATCCGTCTCCTGGAGAAGGCCTACAGGATCGGTCTGCAATCCCGCGAGATGTTCGAGCGACTACAGGAGAAGATCCATGTCCTCGATGCGATAAAGGAACTCCTCCGTCAGCGACGGCTCGCCCAGGAAGAGGCCGAGCAGCGGAGGCTCCCCCAGCTCGCCCCCCACGTGGGCAAGCCGCTCTACCAGGTGCTCAAGGATCCCCGTGTCACGCTGGACGATCTGGCCTTCCTCGTACCCGAACTCTCGAAGTATCCCCGTCCGTGGGTGCGGACCGCCGAGATCGACGTGAAGTACGAGGGGTATCTCCTCAGGGAACAGCAGATGGTGGAGAAGTTCAGGAAGATGGAGGACATGAGGATCCCCGACCACTTCGACTACTCGGAGGTGGAGGGCCTTTCCTCCGAGGCGAGGGAGAAGCTCTCGACGATACGCCCCCTCTCCCTGGGACAGGCCTCGCGCATCTCGGGGATCCGGAGTTCCGACATCGCGGTCCTCATGGTGTATCTCTCCCGATCGAGGAAGGCCCGGTGA
- a CDS encoding tetratricopeptide repeat protein, with amino-acid sequence MGALPLLLPAAIVLVGLVILTVYFNLYVLSDPEKKAERKKRRDRQTILKKAQRRLVQNPRDPEALVVLAEAYFEDQEWEKALKLYQVLAEGVTDRTKVDEYEVQVRRGVCAFRLGRHEEAYQAFAVAYSLKPEAFEVRFHMGALEYLRGAYEHAVKLLSAAAAQQPEHPETRRYLSLALHRSGKYKEALPSIRAILNEMPDDKELLFAYADCLANLGQKEQALSIFTHLRVDEQWGPQACFRAGLINLGLHRYERAIKDLEIGVRHRGMDNQLRLEMEYRLAQAYIHQKEIRKAVEHLRAVQRTNPHYKDVEALLKKYGELQQNQNLQTYLLASPPDFLTLCRKLVVAFFPGAYVRILNMSIERSEYADLLCEVETSQWQDTVLFRFVRTTGTTGELAVRDFHARLKETRADRGICVSAGSFSDEAKRFVEARLIDLVGKEDLMGYLRKVDSLNPV; translated from the coding sequence ATGGGTGCGCTACCTCTCCTGCTTCCCGCGGCCATCGTCCTCGTCGGCCTGGTGATACTGACCGTGTATTTCAACCTCTACGTCCTCTCCGACCCCGAGAAAAAGGCGGAGCGAAAGAAGAGGCGCGACAGGCAGACGATCCTCAAGAAGGCCCAGCGAAGGCTCGTCCAGAACCCTCGTGATCCCGAGGCCCTCGTGGTACTCGCCGAGGCCTACTTCGAGGACCAGGAGTGGGAGAAGGCGCTGAAGCTCTACCAGGTGCTCGCCGAAGGGGTCACCGACAGGACCAAGGTCGACGAGTACGAGGTCCAGGTGCGAAGAGGGGTGTGCGCCTTCAGGCTGGGCCGCCACGAGGAGGCCTACCAGGCCTTCGCCGTGGCCTACAGCCTCAAGCCGGAGGCCTTCGAGGTGCGCTTCCACATGGGGGCGCTGGAGTACCTGCGGGGGGCCTACGAGCATGCGGTGAAACTCCTCTCTGCCGCGGCGGCCCAGCAACCCGAACACCCCGAGACGAGACGTTACCTCTCCCTCGCCCTCCACCGGAGCGGGAAATACAAGGAGGCCCTCCCCTCCATCAGGGCCATCCTCAACGAGATGCCCGACGACAAGGAGCTCCTCTTCGCCTATGCCGACTGTCTCGCGAACCTGGGCCAGAAGGAACAGGCCCTCTCCATCTTCACCCACCTCAGGGTGGATGAACAGTGGGGACCGCAGGCGTGCTTCAGGGCCGGACTGATCAACCTGGGTCTCCACAGGTACGAGCGGGCGATCAAGGACCTCGAGATAGGAGTCCGCCACCGCGGTATGGACAACCAGCTCAGGCTCGAGATGGAGTACCGGCTTGCACAGGCCTACATCCACCAGAAGGAGATCCGCAAGGCGGTGGAACACCTGAGGGCCGTCCAACGCACGAATCCGCACTACAAGGACGTGGAGGCCCTCCTCAAGAAGTACGGAGAGCTCCAGCAGAACCAGAACCTGCAGACCTACCTCCTCGCCTCGCCGCCCGATTTCCTCACCCTCTGCAGGAAGCTGGTGGTGGCCTTCTTTCCCGGCGCATACGTACGGATCCTCAACATGAGCATAGAACGTTCCGAGTATGCGGACCTGCTCTGCGAGGTGGAGACGAGCCAGTGGCAGGATACGGTCCTCTTCCGCTTCGTCCGCACCACCGGGACCACCGGCGAGCTCGCAGTGCGGGACTTCCACGCCCGGCTCAAGGAGACGCGGGCGGACCGGGGCATCTGCGTGAGCGCAGGATCGTTCTCGGATGAGGCGAAGCGGTTCGTGGAGGCGAGGCTCATCGACCTGGTGGGGAAAGAGGACCTCATGGGCTATCTCAGGAAAGTGGACTCACTCAATCCCGTATGA
- a CDS encoding putative bifunctional diguanylate cyclase/phosphodiesterase — protein MTLSEVEQTLRDHGVPDAVVQHILKTLVAAKRTKDALEKLKEEYRQVRRLVDQSPDTGLPVRKGLEQDFSRLTEEASREGKKLALFLIRLDEKYERIENSRDRSRVLLFKTARRIRRVLPGLYQGDRPEEFLGARLVSGGEEAVSLGKEISDVVMVPQDPPAEDIQFGCYVGIVLFPDHGEEWPALFEMLHIAVAEAMREKERAVLYTGEIGRRHFEEELVLEHMRRVLRDGFEEFHLAYQPIVDRSLSIVGAEALIRWDNPALGSVSPARFIPLAESTGDIMAIGQWVLYRACKQLSLWHARGFRELFISVNLSPPQFKLHDLAFRVAGILKSLAFEGKFLKLEVTEGVLMDHPEEAVEKMNELRAMGVKLCIDDFGTGYSSLGYLRRFPFDTLKIDRSFVVGVEDDPSLQGIVRAIIGVARALGISTLAEGVENERQLDFLMAEGCEMFQGFYFARPVPPEDFERLLREGVRVARA, from the coding sequence ATGACACTCTCCGAGGTGGAACAGACCCTCAGGGATCACGGGGTCCCCGATGCCGTGGTCCAGCACATCCTGAAGACCCTGGTGGCGGCGAAACGGACGAAGGACGCCCTCGAGAAACTCAAGGAGGAATATCGCCAGGTGAGGCGTCTGGTGGATCAGAGCCCTGATACAGGGCTCCCCGTGCGGAAGGGGTTGGAACAGGACTTCTCGCGACTCACGGAGGAGGCCTCCCGTGAGGGGAAGAAGCTCGCCCTCTTCCTGATTCGGCTCGACGAGAAGTACGAGCGCATAGAGAACAGCAGGGACAGGAGCAGGGTCCTCCTCTTCAAGACCGCCCGTCGCATAAGGAGGGTGCTCCCCGGACTCTACCAGGGAGACAGGCCGGAGGAGTTCCTGGGAGCGCGGCTCGTGAGCGGGGGCGAGGAGGCGGTGAGCCTGGGCAAGGAGATCTCGGATGTGGTGATGGTGCCCCAGGATCCTCCGGCGGAGGACATCCAGTTCGGCTGCTATGTGGGGATCGTGCTCTTCCCCGATCACGGGGAGGAGTGGCCCGCCCTCTTCGAGATGCTCCACATCGCCGTCGCCGAGGCCATGCGGGAGAAGGAGCGCGCGGTCCTCTACACGGGGGAGATCGGTCGACGGCACTTCGAGGAGGAACTGGTGCTCGAACACATGCGCCGGGTCCTCAGGGATGGGTTCGAGGAGTTCCACCTCGCCTACCAGCCCATCGTGGACAGGTCTCTCTCCATCGTGGGAGCCGAGGCCCTCATACGGTGGGACAATCCCGCATTGGGGAGTGTCTCGCCGGCCCGGTTCATACCCCTCGCGGAGTCCACGGGGGACATTATGGCGATCGGACAATGGGTGCTCTACCGGGCCTGCAAGCAGCTCTCACTCTGGCACGCCCGGGGTTTCAGGGAGCTCTTCATCTCGGTGAATCTCTCGCCGCCGCAGTTCAAGCTTCACGACCTCGCCTTCCGGGTGGCCGGGATCCTCAAGTCCCTCGCCTTCGAAGGCAAGTTTCTCAAGCTGGAGGTCACCGAGGGGGTGCTCATGGATCACCCCGAGGAGGCGGTGGAGAAGATGAACGAGCTTCGGGCCATGGGGGTGAAGTTGTGCATCGATGACTTCGGTACGGGATATTCGTCGCTCGGGTACCTGCGCCGGTTCCCTTTCGATACCCTCAAGATAGACAGGTCGTTCGTCGTGGGGGTGGAGGACGATCCCTCGCTGCAGGGTATCGTCCGGGCCATCATCGGAGTGGCGAGGGCGCTGGGGATCAGCACCCTCGCCGAGGGGGTGGAGAACGAACGGCAGCTCGACTTTCTCATGGCCGAGGGGTGCGAGATGTTCCAGGGGTTCTACTTCGCGAGACCGGTGCCGCCCGAGGACTTCGAGCGGCTTCTCAGGGAAGGGGTCCGCGTCGCTCGGGCTTGA
- a CDS encoding 16S rRNA (guanine(527)-N(7))-methyltransferase RsmG, whose amino-acid sequence MQDPASLLDRGLALLGLSPTPSQRAALLSYLHLLAEWGARIDLVADPSPEALAVHLLDSLAPLPHLRALLSSPLADLGSGAGLPGIPLAIMNPHLEVLLVEARGKRAVFLEHVLLSVDLARCTVLHARLEDLPLHVPCAVARAFLPLSPDTLPLYLHPLSPGAHLLLYKGRLETAQEEARLLRPHFEEVEVLPVSVPFLDAPRSLIAARGRLLV is encoded by the coding sequence ATGCAGGATCCCGCCTCCCTCCTCGACCGCGGGCTCGCCCTCCTCGGCCTCTCGCCCACCCCCTCCCAGCGCGCCGCCCTCCTCTCCTACCTCCACCTCCTCGCGGAGTGGGGTGCACGCATCGATCTGGTCGCCGACCCTTCGCCCGAGGCCCTCGCGGTCCACCTGCTGGACTCCCTCGCTCCCCTCCCCCACCTCCGCGCGCTCCTCTCCTCCCCCCTCGCCGACCTGGGGAGCGGTGCGGGCCTTCCGGGCATCCCTCTCGCCATCATGAACCCCCACCTGGAGGTTCTCCTCGTGGAGGCACGCGGGAAGCGGGCCGTGTTCCTCGAGCACGTCCTCCTCTCCGTCGACCTCGCGCGGTGTACCGTCCTCCACGCCCGCCTCGAGGACCTCCCGCTCCACGTACCCTGTGCCGTTGCGCGCGCCTTTCTCCCCCTCTCGCCCGACACCCTCCCCCTCTACCTCCACCCCCTCTCCCCCGGTGCACACCTCCTCCTCTACAAGGGAAGGCTCGAGACCGCGCAGGAGGAGGCCCGCCTGCTCCGCCCTCATTTCGAGGAGGTGGAAGTCCTTCCCGTTTCGGTCCCGTTCCTCGATGCGCCCCGCAGCCTCATCGCAGCCAGGGGCAGACTCCTCGTGTGA